A window of the candidate division KSB1 bacterium genome harbors these coding sequences:
- a CDS encoding GEVED domain-containing protein codes for MRTRVVKRRATVGAWAVIVALAVASWYGTSAVAQPQAPDFSNNLLECQAETAGHLGPDVLIFGTVLRGETLTFTLHIINTGTADVPSEGNPAIRFEIFNYGSRLKDVQVLSIPAGATVNSVVTDSIIVDNIACAAGDTVRVVWSGVVRDPGPEPQGYRNWISTHMVPQYYNTWPGWYARQEPAAYFRMDGVPGSIGDWVFEDVDGDGVPDAGEPGIAGVVLKLYRDSDGSGTLDPAVDVLVGDESTDESGSYRFTDVSPGVYFVDVDETTLPPAMTLTSGHDPAGPIEISFGTSYDEADFGYHREEWALDFGDAIDPRYPTYLANNGPRHRIGNLYLGGWINAETDCKQTDMDQWDDGVVFLGSSPTSGGPYQMPYVSGTWGAVQITVRGTPRQVAYVDGWIDWNIDGDWDDDYEHVVDVAVPIPNVYVVEFWVPEGAPAGDGWARFRVYEKDYDSYVGLAENGEVEDYFLLDGQVPVEMNLLKAIAYNDRVKIQWVTQSETENLGFSVMRAVHEAGPYERITSSLIPGAGTTQVMHSYEYVDRTVTAGQTYYYKVVDVDLKGNVGEHGPVAATVPRTPERFELEQNFPNPFNPVTTIGFRLPTDSRVQVKIYNLMGRLVRTLVDGAMNSGRHEVRWDGTDDYGVVMPTGTYLCVMEAEGMRMTKKLVFAK; via the coding sequence ATGAGAACAAGGGTGGTGAAGAGAAGGGCAACCGTGGGCGCGTGGGCAGTGATAGTGGCCCTCGCGGTAGCGAGCTGGTATGGGACCTCGGCTGTGGCCCAGCCGCAGGCGCCCGACTTTAGCAACAACCTTTTGGAGTGTCAGGCCGAAACTGCAGGTCACCTGGGGCCGGACGTGCTCATCTTCGGCACCGTACTCCGCGGCGAGACTTTGACGTTCACGCTTCATATCATAAACACCGGCACGGCCGACGTGCCGAGCGAAGGGAATCCGGCCATCAGGTTTGAGATCTTTAACTACGGCTCGCGCCTTAAGGACGTGCAAGTACTCTCCATCCCAGCTGGGGCCACAGTGAACAGCGTGGTCACGGATTCCATCATTGTCGACAACATCGCCTGTGCGGCTGGCGACACGGTGCGTGTCGTGTGGTCCGGTGTGGTGAGGGATCCAGGTCCGGAGCCACAAGGGTACCGCAACTGGATTTCCACCCACATGGTGCCCCAATACTACAATACATGGCCTGGGTGGTATGCGCGACAGGAACCTGCTGCCTACTTCCGCATGGATGGCGTTCCCGGGTCTATCGGTGACTGGGTGTTCGAGGACGTCGACGGCGATGGCGTCCCGGACGCGGGCGAACCGGGTATCGCAGGGGTGGTGCTGAAGCTGTACCGCGACAGTGATGGAAGCGGCACCCTGGATCCGGCGGTGGACGTCCTTGTGGGGGATGAGAGCACCGACGAGAGTGGCTCCTACCGCTTCACAGACGTCTCCCCAGGGGTGTACTTTGTAGACGTGGACGAAACCACTCTGCCCCCTGCGATGACGCTGACTTCCGGACATGACCCAGCGGGTCCCATTGAGATCTCGTTCGGGACAAGCTACGACGAGGCGGACTTTGGCTATCACCGCGAAGAGTGGGCGCTTGACTTCGGTGATGCCATTGACCCGCGGTATCCCACTTACTTGGCGAATAATGGTCCCCGCCACCGTATCGGCAACCTCTATCTGGGCGGGTGGATCAACGCCGAGACCGACTGCAAGCAGACCGACATGGACCAGTGGGATGACGGCGTGGTGTTCCTGGGCTCCAGTCCTACCTCTGGCGGGCCGTACCAAATGCCCTACGTGTCTGGCACTTGGGGCGCCGTGCAGATTACCGTGCGCGGTACCCCCCGCCAAGTGGCCTACGTGGACGGATGGATAGATTGGAATATTGACGGCGACTGGGATGACGACTACGAGCACGTGGTAGATGTGGCGGTGCCGATTCCAAACGTCTACGTGGTCGAATTTTGGGTGCCGGAAGGTGCCCCAGCCGGTGACGGGTGGGCGCGCTTCCGGGTGTACGAGAAAGACTACGACTCCTACGTGGGTCTTGCCGAGAACGGCGAAGTGGAAGACTACTTCCTGCTCGATGGGCAGGTGCCTGTGGAAATGAATCTGCTCAAGGCGATCGCCTACAACGATCGAGTCAAGATTCAGTGGGTGACCCAGAGCGAAACTGAGAACTTGGGTTTCTCCGTGATGCGCGCGGTGCACGAAGCAGGACCCTACGAGCGCATCACCTCATCGCTCATCCCGGGCGCTGGCACCACCCAGGTCATGCACTCCTACGAGTATGTGGACCGCACGGTAACTGCGGGGCAGACCTACTACTACAAGGTGGTCGACGTTGATCTGAAAGGGAATGTGGGCGAACATGGGCCGGTGGCAGCTACGGTGCCCCGTACGCCCGAGAGATTCGAGCTGGAGCAAAACTTCCCGAACCCGTTCAATCCAGTCACTACCATTGGCTTCCGGCTGCCTACCGACAGCCGGGTGCAAGTGAAGATCTACAACTTGATGGGCCGTCTGGTGCGCACCCTTGTGGACGGCGCCATGAACAGCGGGCGCCATGAGGTGCGGTGGGATGGCACCGATGACTATGGCGTCGTAATGCCCACCGGAACGTACCTCTGCGTCATGGAGGCAGAGGGTATGCGCATGACCAAGAAACTCGTCTTCGCTAAGTAG